The following nucleotide sequence is from Borrelia puertoricensis.
TTGTCTGAAAAAAGAGCTCATTCAATTGGAAACTATTTATTAAAAATGAAAATAAAGAACAAAAACCAAATATTTTTTAAAGGATGGGGTGCTAAAAAACCTAAGTATGAAAACTCATCTCCTTTAGCATCAAAAAATCGAAGAGTAGAAATTACAATTCTAAACAATTAAATATTAAATTGATCGCTTGCTCTTTTTTTCTTTTTTAGTCTGACAACTTATACATAAAAATGCATAAGGAATAGCCTCAAGTCTTTCTTTTGCAATACTCTTATCACATGCCAAACAATTACCATAAGTATTTTGGGAAATTCTATAAAGCGCCTGATTTATTAAATGCAACTTCTTTTTCTCAACTGAACTTAAAGCTTCAAGATTATTTCCATCCATATTATCAAATGCAATATCAATGATGTCCTTTAAATGCATATCATTATTAATGATCTCTCTTTTACTATCCTCAACAGATCTTATAGAATTTAATATTTCTTTTTTTGATTCTAAAAGAAAATTTCGCATCTTTTCAACAAATTCATGCTCAAAATTACTTTTATGCATGATATTACCTCCCTATAATAAATTACAATTTTTAAAAAACTCCGTGTAATTATATAAACAATCCCATATAATGTAAACTAGTACATTAATTTTTAATAAAAAATAATTGCAATGATATTCCTAATTGTGTACAATTGATTCTGTTACATAAATAACAAGGGGGCATTTTGAACACTAAAGAAGAAGCTATTGAAACTGAAGGTATTGTTAAAGAATCTCTCCCTAACACAATGTTTAGGGTAGAACTTAAAAATGGGCATTTAGTTTTAGCTCATCTATCTGGAAAGATGAGAAAACATTTTATAAAAATAGTTCCTGGAGATAAAGTGAAGGTTGAGCTATCACCTTATGATCTTACAAAAGGGAGAATAGTATATAGAGAAAAATAACTACTTATATCAAAAGAAATTAAATCAATTAACAGATCGCTATTACTTTATATTAAACTATCTTTAACAGATGCAATAAAGTTTTTATGAATCCATCCCTGAAGGCCATGACTTGTTTGAATAAGAACAAAGTCATCTTTTCTATTAAGTAAATAAACACTTATATTCCCATTTAAGAATCGCCAGCTTCTTGAAAAATTATCAGGAACTTTATAAAGAGAAACTAGATCACCTTTAATAATTCCAATCTCAGACTGCTGGTCAACATAAAAGTAATATGTTTGAAATAAAGTAAAACACGTTACAGATAAAAGCAAGAATAAAATAATTTTCTTTAAATTTTTTGCATAAAATTTACAAGAAATAATCATTATTAAAATATTTATTAAAATTAAACTAATAATAAAAAAAATATTAGACCAAACAAAACTATTGTTTCGAATATTTTCATTAACTCCATTCTTAGCCTCAATAAAATCAATCACCCTGTAAAAGGTATCATTACTTGGTGAAGTAAAAAATGCTTTATAAGCTGAATAAATTGCATCAAAATATCTATCCATTTTATTCAAAATGAGAGCTCTGTTTAACCACAGTCCTGAATAACTTGGATTCTTTTTAAGAATATTATCAATTCTATTAAGAGCATTAACATAATTTTTTGATTTATAATCTTCAATTAAATCATTTATATTATTTTCTGACAAAGAACTATCGTTAATAGCATTAAGACTAACAGCAAGAGTTAATATTAAAATAACTAATCCACAACCTGATGCGATAAAGAACTTTTTATATTTAATAAAAACAGCTAAAGAGAATAAAATTCCTGGTATCAAAATTAAGTAATAAACAGGAACAAAGAATAAAAAAGTTTTATTCCTATGTTTTAAAATATCATGATATGAAAGCAAACTAAAATCTGACAATAACTCTTGACCAGAATCATTATTATTTTTCAATTCCCCATAATATTCATATTTTAGTCGTTTACCATCAAGTTTATAAACTTTCCCATCATCAGGATTTAAATAAGTAAAATCACCAATATTTAAGAATAAATTACCCTTATTATCTGGTTTAAGAGTATATATCCTAGATATACTGCCCTTATAACCATCTTTTGAAGGTTCAAAATTATAATTTTTTTTATTATAAATAACTTTAGAATTATAAGTCTCAATTTCTGGAAAACGAATATGTGGAAGATTACCTTGCCCTGTAATTTTTATTAAAACAGTAAAAGTATCTTGATTAATTAAAGTTGAATTAGGAAATTCATAATCAATTTTAAAAGTTCCAACGGCCAAAGACTTAACCTCATCGGGTATTGGTTTAATTTTTAAAGAAATACCAGGACTCATACGGGCAATATTTTCACCTATATTAAAAGAAACACTAGGAATAACAATATCTTTTGAACCTCTAAGAGGGGTTAATATAAAGTTATAAAGGGGTACATCCAAGATTTCTTTACTATTAAAAGTTCTATATTTAATATTTTCAAATATAGGGGTTCTATCAATCATTGCATCTTTAACAGCGTTAAAAGAACTAGCAATAGACTTCAAATTATTATTCACAAGCCAATTGACACGCAAAACAAATCCAACACTCTGATACTCATAAATTTCTTCTTTATCAAAATCCCAATACAATTTAACTGGCAAACCAAAGAACTGCGACTCATCTTCTTTCAAAACAACCACTTCAAACTCTGAACTTAAATAAACTTCACCAAGATAAACAACTTTTAATGAAGGAATCTTAACAAATCCCAATTTATCAAAATCATATTCAATTTTTATTTCTGTAACAATATTATCTCCATCTGGTACCTTTGATATCGAAGCAATTTCGGTGTTATCATTTATATCTTTACTTATTTCAAACTTTAATGATGTCTCATCAATATCTTGAGATAAATTTAATCTAATCACATGAACAACCTTAGTTCCTTTAAGGACCTTAGTTGATACTAAATAATCGGTACCAGATAAAGAATAAATTTCAAAATTTATAAAAAATAAAACTAAAGATATCACCAATCTTCTTGCAAAGACACAGTTTGTTCTTCTGATCTTGTTACCCATAAAACCCTCTCAAGATTTTCAATATACCTTAAAAAATTTTCATTGTTCTCAATAAAATTTTGACTTCTCTTAACACTTAAACTATCTAAATCTTCTGGAATAGTTCTTTTTTTAATTATTGCAAGTTCAAGATTATATTTAGCATTATAACTTGCAGGATTGATCCTTAAAGCTTCCTTAAATGCCACCTCTGCTTTTCGATAAAGTCCTTGATTATAGTATATTATTCCCTCATTATAGTTTATATTAAAATTCAAAAAGGAATCATTATCTCTTTTTGCATACGAAAACATCCGAAGAGAGCTTTCATACTCTCCTAAAGAATAATATACAATCCCAAGATTATAATAACCCCACGACGTAGCTTGCTTATCATCTACAAGATCATAATAAGTGGAAATCGCACCCTGATAATCACCTCTAATATATTCATAATTACCAATGGCCATAAGAGACATAGCTCTAATATTAGAACAAGATAAAAAGGATGCAAACATAAAACTCATTAAAAACCAAATTAAAAAGTTTCGTCCCATTTAATGACCTTAACAAATAGATACAATACTATAAATAAAAAAGAGATAGCTAAAAAAAGCTTATATCTTAGAATACCAATAAGCAAAATATCACTTGAACTTTTTTTCATTATATCATTCCTTATCTCATTAATAACATAATTAGTACCTTTTAAATATAAATTATAATAAGAACCCTTAAGAGAAGACGTTAAAAGATACAAATTATCCTCATCAAGCATGGCTTCCACTACATTGCCATTTTTATCCTTAACACTTAAATTATTATCAATCAAAGGAGATGGCTTATTACTTCCAATCCCAACTACAAAGCTTGTAAGATTAAGTGCATCAACCAACTTAGGAAAAATATAATAATTATTCTCACCCCATTCATCTCCATCTGTTAAAATTACCAAAAAATTATAATAAGAACCATCTTTTATTCCCTGTATGGTACTAAAAACTCCTTCACCTAAAAAACTACCAGGAAAACTTATTAAATTAGGCTCAATATAATTTAACATCTTATGTAAGCTAGCTTTATCCTTAGAAAATGGCAACACTAACAAGGATTTACCTTTAAAAACAGTAAGTGAATACTCAACATTCTCAAAATTATTTAAAATCAAACCAATAAAATTCTTAGCACTCTCAAGCCTATTAATCGATTTTCCTTCATCAAAGGTTAACATACTACGAGAAATATCAACAACAAAAGATATCCTTAAATTTGATCTTTTATCCTCAGTAGCTTTTTGCCCCCAAGAAATATCCAAGATAGAAACAATTAAAGAACCCAGACTCAATACAAAAAAGAACATCATAAGAATTTTTTTTATATAATAATTTTTAATGTAAGCATTATTAACATACATAAGACTTAAAGTCTTAAACAATGGAAGCGCTTTTCTAAAATTATAAATATATAAAAAAAGAACTAAAAATAAAATTATAAACAAGTAAAAAGCATAATAATTGCCTATACTCATAACACCTCTTCTAAAAAGACCTTAGATAAAATGAAGTAAAGGATTAATAAGAAAAATATTACCAATAAAAATTCATTGTGAACACCATCATTATCAACCGAAATTTTAACCTTTCTCTCCACATTTTCCTTTTTCGAAAAATCCTGTATTGCAAGTTTAAATGAAAAATCATCGCCTACAGAATAAAAAAGTCCTCCTGTTTTACTTGAAATCTCAAAAATCATACTAGAATCATAAATCTCTCTTAAAGTACCTTGATAAAACCTACCAGATCTCAATTTAAACCCAACACTAAGCTCTTCACTGCTACCAATTCCAATAGAGTAAATTTTAACATTTAATCCTTGAGCAAGATTTATTACCTGATCCTTATAAACTTCATCCGAATTAACTACACCATCTGTTAAAACAATCACTGATCTCCTAGGTGCTTCCGAATGCTTTAAATGAGAAAGAGCAATGGAAATACCAAGGCCCAAAGCAGAACCATTGCCAAGATCCATAATATAAATATCATCTAATTTTTTAGAAAAAAAATCTCTATCAATTGTAAGTGGAACTATCAAAGAAGCTTCCTTAGCAAAAGCTACCAATCCAATATTGTCATTTTCTCTCTGATAAACAAAATATTTAATCAATTCTTTTGCAAATTCAAGTCTATTTTTAGATGAAAATTCAATAGCACCCATGCTAGGAGATATATCCAGAACAATAACAATATCAGCTCCACTACTAAGATAAGTCGTTTTCTTCTTCGAAATAGAAGGACCTGCTAAGGTTAAGATCATAACTGTCATTGCTAAATAAAATAAAGCATAAGTCATAAAATATAGCAAATTCAATCCATAATCCTTTAATTTTATAGAACCAAAGTTTCCATAAATAGATATTGGAAATTTAACTTTTCCTCCTCTACTCTTAAAAAAATGGCTAAAATAAATTATTAATGGAAGAATTATAAGTAAAAATAAATATAAAGGCTCATTGAATGTTAACATTATCCCCTCTATTAAATTCTTCAAAATTAAAAGCTGCTTTCCTTAAATCATCTAAAATAAGTGATAAATTTCCACCTGATAAATTGATTCCACTAAATTTACTAAAATCAGAAAGCCTAAGCATATTAACAAAAGTTGAACGAATTTCATAAGGAACATTAAAATTTTGCAAAATTTCAGAAATTTCCGTCGTAGTAATTGCATTAAAATCAAAACCTGTTTTTTTAGACAAATAAACCCTTAAAGATGAATTCAATAAATTATAAAAAATAACCTGTTCTTCGTGACTCTTAATATAATTAGACAAAATAATCATTTGTTTCTGAAACACTTTATAAGGTTTTCTTAAATTATGCTTCATTATTAAAAACACTAATAACTGCTTGACAAGCTTCAAAAATTTAATAAAAAAGTAAGGAACTACTACAAGAGCTAAAATAAAAATAACAAGATACGTACTTGTTCCTGGAAGAAAAAGCACTCCCTCTATATCCTGAATTTTAAGAACATCATCATCTGCAATTAACTTACTAGTATTTATTTTGACATTATTGAGAATTAATTTAAAAGATTTATCATTGCTGATAATATCTCCAACATAAATACGCGGAAGAGTATTGCTTCCGACATAAAACGAAACAAAATATATTATTACCTCCCCGCTCTCAGGTCTGTAAAGAAGTGAATTAACCTCAACAAACTCATTTTTAATTTCCTCAAATTCAGCAGGGATAAATTTTTCATTCTCACCAAGAATTAACGAAAATTTAAGCTCAACAGTATCTCCCACATAATAACGAGTTGGGATAAATATCTCATTTTTTATCTCATAAGAGAATAAATAAAAAGACAAAAAAGACATGACAAAGACAATTGTGTTTTTCAAATATCATTCTCCTTTTTTAAAAGAGCTTTTAGCTTTCTAAAAACATCATCTTTAGTACTAATTTCTATAAAATTAATACCTCTTTTTATACATTCTTTTCTCCATTTGATTTTATCTAATGTCCAATAATTTTTATAACTATTCAATATCGTTTTACTAAATCCAGAGGTCAAAAAATCTTCACAAGTTTCAATATCTTCATAAGTTAAAAATCCATATTGAGGAAGATTTTCATCAAAAAAATCTGTAAGCCTTATTGCAATAATATTATGACGTTTACTAAGAACAGTTAAAGATTTAAAATAATTACTGGCTTTAAAATCTGAAATAATGATAATTAAAGATCTCTTCTTATAATATTCAGCTGTATTTTTAAATACATAAGTTAAATTACTTCCTCTCTTAAGGCGCCTATTTATTGTCTCATTTAAAATTCGCCCTAAATGTGAATGCCCCTTTCGAGATGAAATAAACTTATCCGTTTCACTTGAGAAAAAAGTTATACCTATCTTATCATTATTAAAAAATGCCATATGAGCAAAAATAGAAACTAATAAATCTTGAATTTCCTTTTTACTAGTCAAGCTTCCCAGACTCATTGAAAGAGAATTATCAACAAGTAAATGAAGATTCATTCCCTTATCTTCTCTAAAAACCTTAGAGAAGATGCTATCCGCTTTCGAACTAACATTCCAATCAATAAATCTAGCGTCATCCGTCTCCTCATAAGGTCTAAACTCATGAAATTCAAGACCAAGACCCTTAAAAATAGAACGATATCCACCAAAATTAAGCTCCAAAAGCATTTTTCTGGAGAAAAATTTTAAAGCTTTTATCTTAGTCTTAGTACTAGCATTTGATTCATTATCATATTGCATATGAAATTTAAACCCTTAAGGAAGCGCCACAGCTGAGAGAAGTATCTTAATAATATCATCAGTATTCATCTCCTCAACCTCTGCCTCATAAGATGGAGTAATTCTATGTCTCAACACATTATAAGCCACTGACTTAACATCTTCAGGAAGAACAAACAATCGCCCCTCATAAAGGGCATTAACACGAGCACATTTGAGCAAACTAAGTGATGCCCTAGGAGATGCTCCAAACTCAATATATTTAGTAAATGGATAAGTTTTTTTGTCATTTTCACGAGAAGCCGCTATTAAAGTAACGATATAAAGCATTATCTTATCATCTACCTTAACCTTTCCAATTGTACGCTTGAGATCTGCTAAAGAATAAGCATTCATTATTTTTGCAACTTTAATATTCTCAAGTCCGCCATCCACTGAGAATATTTTAAGAAGCTTAATTTCATCTTGAATAGAAGGATATTTCACATTAATCTTTAACAAAAATCTATCAAGTTGAGCTTCTGGCAAATTATAAGTCCCCTCTTGTTCAATTGGATTTTGTGTTGCAAGAACAAAGAATGGATCAGGAAGCTTATGTGTCTCATCTCCAAGAGTTACTTGACGCTCACTCATTGCCTCAAGAAGTGCTGATTGAACCTTTGCAGGTGCTCTATTAATTTCATCCGCTAAAATAATATTTGAAAATACAGGCCCCTTTCTAACCTTAAAAGTCCCTGTCGTACTCTTATATACCATATTACCTGTAAGATCAGAAGGCAAAAGGTCCGGAGTAAATTGTAATCTCTTAAACCCAAGATCAAGAACATCTGAAACTGTTTGAATCGTCAATGTTTTAGCAAGGCCTGGTACACCTTCAAGCAAAACATGACCTTCAGTCAAAATTCCCATTAAAATAGCATCTATCATTTCCCTTTGACCAAGGATTCTACTTGCAACTTCTCTTCTAAACTTATTTATTAAACCTAATGCATTCTCTACTTCAGAATCTATTTGAAAACTACTTTTCATACCACTCCTATCGTACTAAAATTTTTCATCAAAAATAAAATATAAAAGATAAAATGAAAAAATAAAATAACTACTTATAAAGCAAAAGAAAATTCCTCTCTTTATCATCACTCATTGTTGATGATCTTATTTCTATTTTGTTAAACAAGCATTCAATATGACTAATTTCAAACTTAATCTTATTTAATTTACCCTTATAAGCCATAATCAAACCCCCATCTTTCAAAATCAATTTCAAAATCCTTGCATATTCTCTTATATCTCTAAAAGCCCTGATTGTAATAAATTCGTATTTATTTTGCTCTTTATCAACATCACGTTCTAATACTTCAACATTGTCTAAACCAAGTTCTAAACTAATCATCCTTAAAAAAGTAGCTTTTTTATTGCTACGTTCAAGAAGAATATACTTTCTAAAGTTATCAAAAATAGCCAAAACAATCCCTGGAAATCCAGCTCCACTACCTACATCAAGTACTTGCCGTGGATTATTATCTTTGATAATAGGCAATCCCGCTACAGAATCTAGAACATGTAAAAGCACTGCATCAAAATTTCGATCATTATTTGACACCAAGTTAAACCTAGTATCAAATAATAAAACTTTGTCTATATAAAATCTTAATTTATCAATGCTTTTTGAAGTAAAAGGAACTCCTAAAATTTTCAAAGAAAGTTCAAAATCATTCATCATAAATCCAAATTAAGCACTACTTTATTTTTAGGACTTGAAAAATATACAAGTAAAACTTGAATATCCGTATTTCTAACACCAGAAATCCTACTTGCCTGAGCAAGATTAGCTGGCTGGATTTTAACAAATTTTTCCCTAGCCTCTCTGGATAAACCATCAATTTCATAATTGAAATCAAGGGGTAATTTAATAAGCTCAAGGTTATTCATTCTTCTAATTAAATCTCTTTGTCTATTAATGTATCCTTCATACTTAATATCTAATTCAACCTGTTCAAGAATCACTTTTGAAGCATTCAATTTAGGATCTATATTAATAAGATCACTTAAATTGATATACGGATCTTTTATAATATGATAAAAATCTTTACTAATATGTTTCTTTAACTGTAAAGTGCTAGCTTCTCTTTCCTTAAGACGCCTCTGCCTCAAAAGTTCCTTAATTTCTTCTACTTGCTTCTCCTTGAAAAAATATCTAGAATATTTTTCCTCACTAACCAGCCCAACTTCATATCCCCACTTAATCAACCTCTTATCACTAGTATCATGTCTTAAATTAAGCCTATGTTCAGCCCTTGAGGTAAACATTCTATAAGGTTCCTTAGTACCCTTAGTAACAAGATCATCAATAAGCACCCCAATATAAGAACTTGTTCTTGGCAGTATCATTGGATCCTTCCCCTGCAACTTAAGTGCTGCATTAATTCCAGCCATCAATCCTTGAGCTGCGGCTTCCTCATATCCTGATGATCCATTAGTTTGTCCTGCAACAAAAAGTCCCTTAACCCTTTTAGTCTCAAGACTTGCATATAATTCAATAGGATTAATATAATCATACTCAACAGCATATCCAGGTCTTGTAATAACTGCATTTTCAAGTCCATAAATACTATTGATCAATCTTTTTTGAACATCCTCGGGCAAAGATGAACTTAGACCATTAAGATACATCTCTTCAGTACTCAGCCCTTCAGGTTCAATAAATATTTGATGTTTATCTTTATCTTTGAATTTTACTATCTTGTCTTCAATTGAAGGACAATATCTTGGCCCATTCCCAATAATTTCACCGGAATAAAGCGGAGAGAGATGCATATTGTCACTAATTATTGCATGGGTTTTTTTATTTGTATAAGTAATGTAACAAGAGAGTTGAACTTTATCTATCTTAGTATTTGAAAAGGAAAAAGGAATG
It contains:
- a CDS encoding TraR/DksA family transcriptional regulator, with protein sequence MHKSNFEHEFVEKMRNFLLESKKEILNSIRSVEDSKREIINNDMHLKDIIDIAFDNMDGNNLEALSSVEKKKLHLINQALYRISQNTYGNCLACDKSIAKERLEAIPYAFLCISCQTKKEKKSKRSI
- the infA gene encoding translation initiation factor IF-1 → MNTKEEAIETEGIVKESLPNTMFRVELKNGHLVLAHLSGKMRKHFIKIVPGDKVKVELSPYDLTKGRIVYREK
- a CDS encoding tetratricopeptide repeat protein, translated to MGRNFLIWFLMSFMFASFLSCSNIRAMSLMAIGNYEYIRGDYQGAISTYYDLVDDKQATSWGYYNLGIVYYSLGEYESSLRMFSYAKRDNDSFLNFNINYNEGIIYYNQGLYRKAEVAFKEALRINPASYNAKYNLELAIIKKRTIPEDLDSLSVKRSQNFIENNENFLRYIENLERVLWVTRSEEQTVSLQEDW
- a CDS encoding vWA domain-containing protein; protein product: MSIGNYYAFYLFIILFLVLFLYIYNFRKALPLFKTLSLMYVNNAYIKNYYIKKILMMFFFVLSLGSLIVSILDISWGQKATEDKRSNLRISFVVDISRSMLTFDEGKSINRLESAKNFIGLILNNFENVEYSLTVFKGKSLLVLPFSKDKASLHKMLNYIEPNLISFPGSFLGEGVFSTIQGIKDGSYYNFLVILTDGDEWGENNYYIFPKLVDALNLTSFVVGIGSNKPSPLIDNNLSVKDKNGNVVEAMLDEDNLYLLTSSLKGSYYNLYLKGTNYVINEIRNDIMKKSSSDILLIGILRYKLFLAISFLFIVLYLFVKVIKWDETF
- a CDS encoding vWA domain-containing protein, producing MLTFNEPLYLFLLIILPLIIYFSHFFKSRGGKVKFPISIYGNFGSIKLKDYGLNLLYFMTYALFYLAMTVMILTLAGPSISKKKTTYLSSGADIVIVLDISPSMGAIEFSSKNRLEFAKELIKYFVYQRENDNIGLVAFAKEASLIVPLTIDRDFFSKKLDDIYIMDLGNGSALGLGISIALSHLKHSEAPRRSVIVLTDGVVNSDEVYKDQVINLAQGLNVKIYSIGIGSSEELSVGFKLRSGRFYQGTLREIYDSSMIFEISSKTGGLFYSVGDDFSFKLAIQDFSKKENVERKVKISVDNDGVHNEFLLVIFFLLILYFILSKVFLEEVL
- a CDS encoding DUF58 domain-containing protein, producing the protein MQYDNESNASTKTKIKALKFFSRKMLLELNFGGYRSIFKGLGLEFHEFRPYEETDDARFIDWNVSSKADSIFSKVFREDKGMNLHLLVDNSLSMSLGSLTSKKEIQDLLVSIFAHMAFFNNDKIGITFFSSETDKFISSRKGHSHLGRILNETINRRLKRGSNLTYVFKNTAEYYKKRSLIIIISDFKASNYFKSLTVLSKRHNIIAIRLTDFFDENLPQYGFLTYEDIETCEDFLTSGFSKTILNSYKNYWTLDKIKWRKECIKRGINFIEISTKDDVFRKLKALLKKENDI
- a CDS encoding AAA family ATPase → MKSSFQIDSEVENALGLINKFRREVASRILGQREMIDAILMGILTEGHVLLEGVPGLAKTLTIQTVSDVLDLGFKRLQFTPDLLPSDLTGNMVYKSTTGTFKVRKGPVFSNIILADEINRAPAKVQSALLEAMSERQVTLGDETHKLPDPFFVLATQNPIEQEGTYNLPEAQLDRFLLKINVKYPSIQDEIKLLKIFSVDGGLENIKVAKIMNAYSLADLKRTIGKVKVDDKIMLYIVTLIAASRENDKKTYPFTKYIEFGASPRASLSLLKCARVNALYEGRLFVLPEDVKSVAYNVLRHRITPSYEAEVEEMNTDDIIKILLSAVALP
- the rsmG gene encoding 16S rRNA (guanine(527)-N(7))-methyltransferase RsmG, which translates into the protein MMNDFELSLKILGVPFTSKSIDKLRFYIDKVLLFDTRFNLVSNNDRNFDAVLLHVLDSVAGLPIIKDNNPRQVLDVGSGAGFPGIVLAIFDNFRKYILLERSNKKATFLRMISLELGLDNVEVLERDVDKEQNKYEFITIRAFRDIREYARILKLILKDGGLIMAYKGKLNKIKFEISHIECLFNKIEIRSSTMSDDKERNFLLLYK
- the mnmG gene encoding tRNA uridine-5-carboxymethylaminomethyl(34) synthesis enzyme MnmG; translation: MDFDAIVIGGGHAGIEASLALARLNFKTLLITQNLDTIGKLSCNPAIGGLAKGNMVREIDALGGEMGCLIDFSMIQFRILNKSRGPAVQAPRAQADKLAYQVKAKETLERQTNLDLFQDTVSDFLLNSMSNKIEGVVTERGNKFTSRVVVLTTGTFLRGKIFIGEYRACMGRISEPAAYGLEKILLELGFEMGRLKTGTPARVHRKSINFAKTEIQFGDSDIIPFSFSNTKIDKVQLSCYITYTNKKTHAIISDNMHLSPLYSGEIIGNGPRYCPSIEDKIVKFKDKDKHQIFIEPEGLSTEEMYLNGLSSSLPEDVQKRLINSIYGLENAVITRPGYAVEYDYINPIELYASLETKRVKGLFVAGQTNGSSGYEEAAAQGLMAGINAALKLQGKDPMILPRTSSYIGVLIDDLVTKGTKEPYRMFTSRAEHRLNLRHDTSDKRLIKWGYEVGLVSEEKYSRYFFKEKQVEEIKELLRQRRLKEREASTLQLKKHISKDFYHIIKDPYINLSDLINIDPKLNASKVILEQVELDIKYEGYINRQRDLIRRMNNLELIKLPLDFNYEIDGLSREAREKFVKIQPANLAQASRISGVRNTDIQVLLVYFSSPKNKVVLNLDL